The Trichosurus vulpecula isolate mTriVul1 chromosome 4, mTriVul1.pri, whole genome shotgun sequence genome contains a region encoding:
- the ACTL6A gene encoding actin-like protein 6A codes for MSGGVYGGDEVGALVFDIGSYTVRAGYAGEDCPKVDFPTAIGVVLERDDGSTLMEIDGDKGKQGGPTYYIDTNALRVPRENMEAISPLKNGMIEDWDSFQAILDHTYKMHVKSEASLHPVLMSEAPWNTRAKREKLTELMFEHYNIPAFFLCKTAVLTAFANGRSTGLILDSGATHTTAIPVHDGYVLQQGIVKSPLAGDFITMQCRELFQEMNVELIPPYMIASKEAVREGSPANWKRKEKLPQVTRSWHNYMCNCVIQDFQASVLQVSDSTYDEQVAAQMPTVHYEFPNGYNCDFGAERLKIPEGLFDPSNVKGLSGNTMLGVSHVVTTSVGMCDIDIRPGLYGSVIVAGGNTLIQSFTDRLNRELSQKTPPSMRLKLIANNTTVERRFSSWIGGSILASLGTFQQMWISKQEYEEGGKQCVERKCP; via the exons ATGAAGTTGGGGCTCTTGTTTTTGACATTGGCTCCTATACAGTGAGAGCTGGCTATGCTGGTGAAGACTGCCCAAAG GTTGATTTTCCCACCGCTATTGGTGTGGTACTTGAAAGGGATGATGGGAGCACATTGATGGAGATAGATGGGGATAAAGGCAAACAAGGAGGCCCCACGTATTACATAGATACCAATGCATTGCGGGTTCCAAGGGAGAATATGGAGGCAATATCACCTTTAAAGAATGGAATGA TTGAAGATTGGGACAGCTTCCAAGCCATTTTGGATCACACTTACAAGATGCATGTCAAATCAGAAGCCAGCTTGCACCCTGTTCTAATGTCAGAAGCACCG TGGAATACCAGAgcaaaaagagagaaactgaCAGAGCTGATGTTTGAACACTACAACATCCCTgcattcttcctttgtaaaactgCAGTTCTTACAGC ATTTGCTAATGGTCGTTCCACAGGGCTAATTTTGGATAGCGGGGCCACTCATACTACTGCCATTCCAGTCCATGATGGATATGTCCTTCAGCAAG GAATTGTGAAATCACCTCTTGCAGGAGACTTTATTACCATGCAGTGCAGAGAACTGTTCCAAGAAATGAATGTAGAATTGATCCCTCCATACATGATCGCATCAAAG GAGGCTGTTCGTGAAGGATCCCCAGCaaattggaagagaaaagaaaagttgcCACAGGTTACGAGGTCTTGGCACAATTACATGTGTAAT TGTGTGATCCAGGATTTCCAAGCTTCTGTCCTCCAAGTATCAGATTCAACTTATGATGAACA AGTGGCTGCACAGATGCCAACAGTTCACTATGAATTTCCCAATGGCTACAACTGTGACTTTGGTGCTGAGCGACTCAAGATTCCTGAAGGGTTATTTGACCCGTCTAATGTGAAG GGGTTATCAGGCAACACGATGTTGGGAGTCAGTCATGTTGTTACCACAAGCGTTGGGATGTGTGACATTGACATCAGACCA GGCCTTTATGGCAGTGTCATAGTGGCAGGGGGAAACACTCTCATACAGAGCTTCACTGATAGATTGAATCGGGAGCTGTCTCAGAAGACCCCTCCG AGCATGAGATTGAAGTTGATTGCAAATAATACAACGGTGGAACGGCGATTTAGTTCGTGGATTGGTGGCTCAATTCTAGCCTCTCTG GGTACCTTTCAACAGATGTGGATTTCCAAACAAGAGTAtgaagaaggaggaaaacaatGTGTAGAAAGGAAATGCCCTTGA